Part of the Poecilia reticulata strain Guanapo linkage group LG2, Guppy_female_1.0+MT, whole genome shotgun sequence genome is shown below.
TGAATCTTACTCATCATCAAATTTTCAAATGTAAGTACATATTATTGTAAGTACTAGTTacaagtgaaaagaaaatacctCTACTACAAACTCAATGTGCAGATTTGCTCTACTCCTTAACACGCCGCTCATTATTGGAGTGGCTGTAGTGAATACTAAATAGTCTCTCCTGCTCTTGGACCATCTAACCTTAATCTTGaatgtatttactttttgtaatcaaaataaaacaatttttcaagTGCTGTTGCAATACAtgtgatgcattttcttttgattctACATTCTGATTCATCGCTTTTGATCCATATCATTATCATTCTATTATACTGTGTTGCTTAGGTGTGAGAGGCATActgtcttgtaaaataaataaatccctttGAGGTATTTCACACTTAGTTAAGTTGCATCCACAAACTTgtctgcatttcatttaaattgatGATAGGCCAACAAAAAATAGTCCATGATTAAGAAGTGAAAAACTTTAATACgttgttttacaaataagtcTGAAAAAGGGGACATGCGTATTTTAACACCCCTTAACTGTGACACCCTGAATAAAGTCAATTACTTTAGGACTTGCGTAATTAGTATCGTTTACACCTGTTATTTCACTTTAAGGTTTCTCAAGTGTTAGTTGAAGGCTGTATAGATTTATTAGAGCACATTAGTTACCAAACGGCATCATTAAGACCAAGGAGCTCTCTTAGCATAATGTtgtggagaaaataaagataGGGTTAGgttataagaaaaataatattcccACCTTTGAACAGCTCACTGTTCACTCCATCATTCCTTTatgatatgttttatttctactaATGGAGTACAACAGCAAACCTAAAACGAGATGGCTGTCAAATGTTGGCTGGGCAAGGAAGCCATCAGTCacagaagcagccaagaggtcCATTGTAATTCTGAAAGAGTTGGAAAGATTCACAGATCAGGTGGGAGAACCTGACGACAAGACCAGTATTTGCCCTGCGATCCCCAAATCTGTCCTTGATGAAAACCTTGGAAGAAGAAAGCCATACAAAGCCCTATTTGCTTTTGTATGcgtttgcaaggcactgtgcaATAAAGTTCTGTCACCTGGTAGAAAAAACTTAGTGAAGACCAGGATTGCACTGTAAATCCATTTAGCTTGGATCCATTTTAGCTAAACAACAACGAAATGTtagcacacaaacaaacatcttaaaaactAAGAATGAAGCTAGGTATCAGAGAAAGGATGGTACTTTTTTCACACTGTTTGTGTTCTCTTTATATGTAtgcacagaaatgtttccactgACCTTTGCAATATATTGCTCTTGGTCATGAGCACTGATTGTTTACAACCCTGTGTTCCACATACTGTGAATATAAACAGAAAGCACTGCGATGATAAAAACTAGACCCAGTACCTGGAAAGCAGCAGATCTAAAATGTACAAATGCTCACACTCATTATTAAGGGCTGCTGTTGTAATAGACCCAatgtaacattgttttttgtttttttttgcatccttttgcaaaaacagcaaaaagtttCCTTGGAAAATGTGTCATCTGGATGGCAGCACATATTACCCCAGTTCATATATTGCTCTGCATCACTGGTATATTCAGAAATAGAAAGTCACCTATACTTCATATAGTTATACATCCACATACAATTGCGAATAAAGGCTTATGAGCTGTGTCCTGATGAAAAACTCTATTCCATCACATTTAACCAAGAGAACAAAAAGCAGATGTACAATACAATATGTATTCACGGTCTGATTTGTTAAACTCtggggacattttttttttttttttaccttgccTTCGTCTATCTTATTTCAGTGCAGGCTCAAAAATTGCAGTGCTGCTTTCAGATCTTGAATCAATTggattcagcaaaaaaaaaaaaagtgttcaccCACAGTCGTTTTTAAAAGGGATTCGACTGAGCCCATGCAATTATTTCCACCATAGCGTGTGCCTGGCTTTGCTGCAGTGCTGAAGGCTTGATGATGACAAATAATCTATAAACCTTCAAGTCTTTGCTTGCAAATAGatatttaacatcttgaaatgTAATCTTTGTGAATTGCTTAAGCTACTTTCAGACTTACTGGGATCTCAGAGGTTTTTACTTAGAACAatatatctgaaaagtgtttagttgttcaatatttaatttttatccagccaatttttttgtaaatgggATTgattcgattttttttttacattacatacACAACACAATCCCTGTTGTTTAAATGCTTGTTTTCTACTTtgcaataataaacacaatgtgtttaatttatctttataaagtaattttatatttttgtttacattgtacgtctacaaaaaaactttttactctTACATATCACATGAATGGGAATTGGAATATTGAAATATTCTGATAATATATTCCAGGTTAGAATTTTATATCTTGGGCAAAAGAAATGGTGAACCAAGTTTATTTCTGCCATTAACTGCTGGTTTTGAATATGGGATTTGAAATGTACAATTTTCATTGGCTGTTTTACATTATAGTGTTCAAAATTACATTCTGCAATGAATTAAGCTATGTAGAATCACTAGTGAAAACAATGCATTGCACTGAGTTTACACACCACCGAGAATTGTTACtattgtagaattttttttaaaggaatttctgaaagttatcaaaatatgtggatttttcttctaGCAAAACTATGGTCTGGTCCATATGGTGATCTAAGCTCCACCAGCTGAAGAGGCCTGTGCATGCATAGGTGGCTAACTGGTATTATTGAAATCAATATAATTATATCCGCTTGATGAAGCAGCTAATGATGCTGCAGTTCTGCAGGAAACATTGTCTGAACCTAATCGgagcatttagttttattacatCATAGGTCGTAAcgatttcaaataattattttttaattaatcaattcCAGTCTGTGATGTAATCCGTCACGTGTCAAAGCTTGTGCAAGTTGAGAAATATCTTGCTGGCACCTTTAGCCTAAATAGTACGGAACTGTTGATTCACCTACATGTCTGTATTATCTCCAAACAGCAGGGAACGTCACCTAAGACGACATGCGCGTCTCAGTTGACGTCACGGCCCTTAAGTCACTTCCGTAAATAATTGGCGGGAGATGTAAAGAACCAggaagtagtttgttttttagagGCAGGATTGGAGCAAACGAGTTCGACAACAAATCGGTAGTAGAAATAttctcttttgtaaaaaaaaaaaaaaaaatggataataCCACACCGCTACAAACAGATGGCTGGAAGAACAGTAAAGAGGCGGTTGCAAACTTCCGTCGACTGTTGCTTTGCTCCAAATGGTAAGTTGGAGCGAATCCGAACCGTTTCTCTGCTTAGCGACGCAAAATGCAACGTAAACAGCTGTTTCACGATGTGTATACCTGCGAGGGGAATAAATATAACAGGATCAATCACGTCTAGCTTTAATACACGACGAGTCTTAACCACGTCATTTTAACCTGAATGTTTACACgcaacagaaaaagacaaaacctcGAGTATAACTAGATGCGTTGACGTGGTTTCTCCCACCATAACATGGCATGGTGATGTATGAGTGTCTGACGCCATTGTGCAtttgtaattacatttattgaGAATATTTTCATATCAGTATTCAAGATATTGAAGACTATTTTACCCCTGCTAAAATGCCAgctttttatgatgtaaaaaaaaaataaaccaaggAAAAGTATTTCAGAActgttttcagctttaatttGACTCATagtcaaaaacagattttttttttttttgggaaaaaatataaattataaagGTCAACTATTGCGGCTGTGTAAGTGTGCACATGCTCTTATAATTTCAAACCCACATTAGAgtatggtgatggcagcatcatgctttgggggctgtttttgttcagttggACGAAGGTATGAACAGTCAGTGTTGGTGCAAAAGTTTCAGACTCCtaaaagaaagatgaagatgaagaggaacATCTTCCTGTGCCTTAACAACGACCCAGGTCATAATTCAACCGCAGTGTACTTAGGCAACCacatacttttacattttccctTAAAGAATTACGGCTTGTTCCTCAACATACTTGTACACGTTGGAGTCCCTGCTAAAGTAAAAAGCACTCTGCATTAATTTCTCTGGGTCTCAGTTTTTATGTCActaaaaatctgtctttttaacAGGGCTGTGTAGACTTTTCACATCCACCatgcaggaaaaaataaacaaagctaaGCTTTATGTTGTGAGAACAATAATTCACAGTTGATGGTACACACTGCAGTCCAGGGATGAGGAAGCTGATGAATTTCAATAAACAATCCCCAGGCAAAATAAGCTTCAGAGAAATGGCGTGAGATGTTAGAAATGCATAYGGGGGCAACATGCAACACCATGCAAAGTCCCTGCAAATGattatgtgtgtttttagttttcctcGTGTGATTTTAGTGAAGGGTGGATTGTATCgaatctagtttttttttttttttttctccgtgaTAAAGGGATTTAGGTTTTAATACTCTCAAAATGGTAAAGATCAAAAACCTAATTACCGCTCCACAGCATCTTGCAttgcaattactttttttgtgtggcaATGAGTTAAGCCGGCACAGACTAATAAATCCTTTCCCTGTTTCCCAGCTCAAATTTGATGGAGGAGCCGGTGTGTCTGGGGATGTGCGAGCATATGCTGTGCAGGTAATGTAACCTCACGGTGTTCTGCTGTGATATGCTTATTACGGGCAGGCGTTCACCGTGGCAGGAATTTTTATTTGCCGAACACAGGTGTAGCTAATAATGATAATGATTGCTTCGTTGCATTTAAGTGTGAGGCTGCCAAGATTGTGAATGCGTGGATGCTGGCTTACTGGCAGGGCACACTGGCATGCCTGAAAGGTATTTAAAAAGCAGTCTGCTTTTCCTGCTatgacacatgaaaatggcCACAGTGGGAGTCGTCTTCTTCCTGCCTCAGGCGTGGaaaattacttaatttattCGGACTAATCTCTGCAGAGATTAAATGATGCCAATACTGAAAGTATAAGGTTTGACATGAATGAAGAAATCCCATGTGCTTAGATCCAAAGTTGGTGTGAACTACAAACCTTTCCTTTTTGAAACGACTAAGAGGGGGGGGATCAATAGATGCGCTGTATTTCTTTGTACTGAAATGCAAGCAGGACTCCATTCTAAGAAAGGCTTATTGCTCAGGTCTTGTGCTGGCCCCCGGGCAGGAGACGGCTGCGCGGTGTGTCTCAGCCCTGCGTGGGTGAAGGACATCCAAATCAACAGGCAGCTTAGCAGCACCATACAGCTCTTCAGTGACTTGGAGTCCCTGCTTAATCCCACGGAACAAGCAGGTAAAATGCATGCACAGCAACATGCTGGTTggtccaaatatttttttattttccacatcaCATCACAGCAACAAGCTTCATTGTTTCTTAATGGGATTTTGTGTAATTAGCAAATATGAAGTGGTGCGTGATTCAAGTGGAGGGAGAAGCAttcatgttttccaaaaatattagaaaagtgTGAATGCAGAGTGCCTGGTTTTGAGGTGATCTGCACAATATATCAAATCACAATCACcattgaaatattaatgtttggTGTATCGTGGTTGCAAACGACTGTTAGGATGCAGTATTTGGTTGGATGTCATATTTAAAGGGACACATGCACCATCATTCTGCAAGCCATTAATGtacagatttggaaaaaaattgacaCCACTGCAAAATTGtcagttttctgattttactctgtttgagtaaaatgaacattgttcttttattctatgaactgctGACgacatgtctccgaaattccaagcaaaaatgtataatttatttgcagaaattgagaaatggtcaaaataacgaaaaagatgcagtgctttcagactttaaataatgcaaagaaaacaagttcatatttaaaAACGATACtcctgttttaactcagaaagagttcaggaatcaatatttggtggaataaccacgaggttttcaatgggggtTCAGTACGGTcgtctcttgtttttttttaattttattccagagctgtatatattCAGCCTATTGGACGGTTTTCAGTTGCCCTTAAATCACATTATGTGTAATTCTTCATAAACCTGAGATGCTAAGCCTCACATTCCACAGTGAAAAAATTGTATACAGTCAAATAATCAGGATAAAGTGGATAATTCATaataattacaactttattcagAAATAGTATTGCAGTTACATGTTTTCCTGGTATAGTATCGGCCATAGTGACTTTTCACTGCAGTTTCAAGGTTTTTGGGTATTTTGTCTCCTGGCTCTGTGCTAATTCCTCTAAGCAGAACATTTATTGTCTTGACTTTTAACACATGAGGATTCTtagatctaaaccattccactgcagctctgactgTATTTAGAATTTCTGTTCTGTGCAAAGGGAAATATCCACCTGTCTAACAAGTTTTCTTCTGGGTATTCTTCTCTCTATCCATGCTCCCATCAGATCTGACCAGCTTTTCTGTTGCCGCTGAACCAATAAATCCCTGCAGCGTGATGCTGATGGATCATTTGCCTTCCACTTTAAAATGATgcgcttcctttttttttttttttttttgtacatcacATGAATTCCCAATAAAATTCTGGAATGATTGTGGCTGTTTTTATGAATACTATTGCAAAGCAGTGTAAATGTATTgtcaaatgtgtgaaaaaagttGAACGAAATGAAAAGTTGGTGTAATTGTCTTAATTTTTAAGTGCATAATAGAACGTTatcacacagagaaaaaggCTTTCTGAAAACAATTCACTTTCAGAATTTGTAGCGAGCACTGTACAAGGATGGGATTGCTGTTTTGTTCTTATTAAAATGcatcacttctgcttttttttttaattaatttatttattcttttcgTATATTTAATTTCAGACTCTGTTGCTGAGGTCAGTTCGCAGGCGGAGGCTGCAGTCCTCAAACACAAGAAGAACTTTAAGATCTGGTTCAGTCCTCGCAGTCGAAAGGTGCACTGCAAGGTCGAGAAGCCTTTAGAGGTCACTGCTCCAGACAGGAAGTCCTCTGAAGAACAGCCTGCTGCTCAGTCCAAAGTCCCCGCAGCTCAGTGCCGGGACCTTTCAGTGTTTAATTTCACTTCGTCCTCCCAAGACTCTTCGTCTTCACAAAATGAAAGTAACGTAAACagtaaaggaaagaaaagaactAAGAAAACTGATACTACAAGGCAGGTTCAAGGGCGCACCAGTACCACACGTAGACAGACTAAAGAGAATTTGAAAAAGAAGAGGCTGGAGGCCATAAACCAGCAGTGGGGACTTACAGACCAACAGAATCCCTCATCTGGACCAGAGCCATCCTGTGCTGACGGAGCAAGAGGGTCACGTAAAAGGGTTTCTTTCTTAAGCCCTTCTGTCTCGACTGACGAGGCGCAGACTGAAGCCTCGCAGGTCCGTGAACTCAGTTTGACCAACCGCACAATAAACGAAAGTCTCTCGGGAGGCGAGATCAATGTGCTGAGTCACCACAGCCAGCATGGTCAGAGCACAGCCAGTCAGATGTCGTCAACAAACAACCCAAATCCAGATGACGGTtccaaaacagacacaaacgCGTCTCCCCAGGAGAGTCTCtccaaaagaagcaaaacagtGGAGAGAAACTGCTCCTTGGAAACAACGCCAAAAAGACAGAGGGTTTCTCCGGGCCCAAGGAGAAAATCACCTGGTGGAAAAGCCTCACCTTTCACTGAGCGTTTAACTTTAGCAAGCCCCgcaagtgaaaagaaaaagaagcgcCCGAGAGAAGGTAAACAGCGTAGTCCGTCTGTTGCAGCCCTCATGTCTTCAGACAGCCACAATAAACCCGTGTGCAGTCCTCGGTCATCTTTCGGCCGTTCAAGCCCTGGCAGCCCTGCAGTAATGAAGAGGAACCACAGAGGAGAGACCCCTCTACACCTTGCTGCAATAAAGGTGAAGACGTTTATTACCGATCACATTGCTAAAGCTAAATTGCGAGCAACTTTACCCAAGGAACTAGATTTCAAGTTAATCGTCTCCTAAGGAGATAAAAACGAAATGTAATGTGGCCTTTTTATGGTTTACTTATTCTTTCATAATGACTAACCCAATCCTTTCCAAATCCGTGCTCGGGTGATTGGACAGGCATGTTCTGCTGTTCAGTAATCCTCATGAACATGGCTGTAATCCCTCCCAGCATCGCTGACACGGGAATCAATGGCTCTCTGCGGAGGCTGATTGATAAACCTGGGATCTTTTTGTTCTCAGGCATCGGGcgttgttgttttcaaatggGTTGAC
Proteins encoded:
- the bard1 gene encoding BRCA1-associated RING domain protein 1 isoform X1 yields the protein MDNTTPLQTDGWKNSKEAVANFRRLLLCSKCSNLMEEPVCLGMCEHMLCRSCAGPRAGDGCAVCLSPAWVKDIQINRQLSSTIQLFSDLESLLNPTEQADSVAEVSSQAEAAVLKHKKNFKIWFSPRSRKVHCKVEKPLEVTAPDRKSSEEQPAAQSKVPAAQCRDLSVFNFTSSSQDSSSSQNESNVNSKGKKRTKKTDTTRQVQGRTSTTRRQTKENLKKKRLEAINQQWGLTDQQNPSSGPEPSCADGARGSRKRVSFLSPSVSTDEAQTEASQVRELSLTNRTINESLSGGEINVLSHHSQHGQSTASQMSSTNNPNPDDGSKTDTNASPQESLSKRSKTVERNCSLETTPKRQRVSPGPRRKSPGGKASPFTERLTLASPASEKKKKRPREGKQRSPSVAALMSSDSHNKPVCSPRSSFGRSSPGSPAVMKRNHRGETPLHLAAIKGDVDSVNELLDQGADPNLKDNAGWTPLHEACNLGHLAAAKVLVARGALLNTPGYENDSPLHDAVRNGHAAIVKLLLQLGASRNVLNLHGKRPADYAVSQEMLAIFQKAAEGTQYANSHTSHSPSATISASSESARRDQTLMLLASKLSSPEQRQLVKLRVLLGGRIVDTFSGSGMSHVVVPEGQMPTTYSTLLGLLAGCWVVKYSWVKACLQAGKWLPEAEHEAGEGPQRSRINRCSLLPPLFDGCFFFLLGSFKGTTKTELAKLLREGGGQLLSRQPKPDSDVTQTLNAAAYHAEPGSDQALCTQYIIYDPQGTYKPAVVRRGKVWSAPSTWIIDCIAAFSLLPVPEH
- the bard1 gene encoding BRCA1-associated RING domain protein 1 isoform X2 — protein: MDNTTPLQTDGWKNSKEAVANFRRLLLCSKCSNLMEEPVCLGMCEHMLCRSCAGPRAGDGCAVCLSPAWVKDIQINRQLSSTIQLFSDLESLLNPTEQADSVAEVSSQAEAAVLKHKKNFKIWFSPRSRKVHCKVEKPLEVTAPDRKSSEEQPAAQSKVPAAQCRDLSVFNFTSSSQDSSSSQNESNVNSKGKKRTKKTDTTRQVQGRTSTTRRQTKENLKKKRLEAINQQWGLTDQQNPSSGPEPSCADGARGSRKRVSFLSPSVSTDEAQTEASQVRELSLTNRTINESLSGGEINVLSHHSQHGQSTASQMSSTNNPNPDDGSKTDTNASPQESLSKRSKTVERNCSLETTPKRQRVSPGPRRKSPGGKASPFTERLTLASPASEKKKKRPREGKQRSPSVAALMSSDSHNKPVCSPRSSFGRSSPGSPAVMKRNHRGETPLHLAAIKGDVDSVNELLDQGADPNLKDNAGWTPLHEACNLGHLAAAKVLVARGALLNTPGYENDSPLHDAVRNGHAAIVKLLLQLGASRNVLNLHGKRPADYAVSQEMLAIFQKAAEGTQYANSHTSHSPSATISASSESARRDQTLMLLASKLSSPEQRQLVKLRVLLGGRIVDTFSGSVSHVVVPEGQMPTTYSTLLGLLAGCWVVKYSWVKACLQAGKWLPEAEHEAGEGPQRSRINRCSLLPPLFDGCFFFLLGSFKGTTKTELAKLLREGGGQLLSRQPKPDSDVTQTLNAAAYHAEPGSDQALCTQYIIYDPQGTYKPAVVRRGKVWSAPSTWIIDCIAAFSLLPVPEH